The following coding sequences lie in one Anticarsia gemmatalis isolate Benzon Research Colony breed Stoneville strain chromosome 16, ilAntGemm2 primary, whole genome shotgun sequence genomic window:
- the Shaw gene encoding potassium voltage-gated channel shaker cognate w isoform X2 translates to MNLLNMDAENRVVLNVGGIRHETYKATLKKIPATRLSRLTEALANYDPVLNEYFFDRHPGVFAQVLNYYRTGKLHYPTDVCGPLFEEELEFWGLDANQVEPCCWMTYTQHRDTQETLAVLDRLDLDTEKPTDEEVARKFGFEEDYMKGTVSWWQHLKPQIWSLFDEPYSSNAAKIIGLISVFFICVSILSFCLKTHPDMRVPVIRNYTVTTANQTQSWALDKVQTNAHIAFFYIECVCNAWFTLEILVRFISSPNKCEFVKSSVNIIDYIATMSFYIDLILQKYASHIENADILEFFSIIRIMRLFKLTRHSSGLKILIQTFRASAKELTLLVFFLVLGIVIFASLVYYAERIQTNPHNDFNSIPLGLWWALVTMTTVGYGDMAPKTYVGMFVGALCALAGVLTIALPVPVIVSNFAMYYSHTQARAKLPKKRRRVVNVEPTRPPMRTPGVPGAPNPLAPGMGAQVVNRRMNAIKTNHPKDMMGPNMVATLMPGMDLSVTTRLTPSPRDMSPALAIALPMMKSVNIVPAQCFDNMAFHSEKSEDKENESNKDNSKTASRQESVDSDNTVRVINYKNDIFMDKGSEEKTDARTPLLRDHKIESLDETKLRDNKTEKRKSSAST, encoded by the exons ATGAATCTCCTCAACATGGACGCGGAGAACCGCGTGGTGTTGAACGTGGGTGGGATCCGCCACGAGACGTACAAGGCGACGTTGAAGAAGATCCCGGCGACCAGGCTCTCGCGGCTGACGGAGGCGCTCGCCAACTACGACCCGGTGCTCAATGAGTACTTCTTTGATAGACACCCTGGGGTCTTTGCGCAGGTTCTTAATTATTATAG AACCGGCAAGCTCCACTATCCGACGGACGTGTGCGGGCCGCTGTTCGAGGAGGAGCTAGAGTTTTGGGGGCTGGACGCCAACCAGGTGGAACCTTGCTGCTGGATGACGTATACGCAG CATCGAGACACCCAAGAAACTCTAGCAGTCCTCGACCGGCTAGACCTGGACACGGAGAAGCCGACGGATGAGGAGGTGGCCAGGAAGTTCGGCTTCGAAGAAGACTACATGAAGGGCACGGTGTCCTGGTGGCAGCACCTCAAGCCGCAGATATGGTCGCTGTTTGATGAACCGTACAGTTCTAATGCTGCTAAG ATAATCGGCTTAATATCAGTGTTCTTCATATGCGTGTCTATATTGTCGTTCTGTCTTAAAACTCACCCGGACATGCGAGTGCCAGTGATAAGGAACTATACAGTGACGACTGCAAACCAAACGCAAAGTTGGGCATTGGACAAAGTGCAAACAAATGCTCATATAGCGTTCTTCTATATTGAATGTGTGTGTAACGCGTGGTTCACGTTGGAGATCCTCGTGCGTTTCATATCGTCGCCGAACAAGTGCGAATTCGTGAAATCTTCCGTCAACATCATCGACTACATCGCGACGATGAGTTTCTACATCGACCTGATACTCCAGAAGTATGCCTCTCACATCGAGAACGCTGACATCCTGGAGTTCTTCTCCATCATTAGGATAATGAGGCTGTTCAAGTTGACGAGGCATTCGTCTGGTTTGAAGATATTGATCCAGACGTTCAGAGCGTCTGCTAAGGAGTTGACGTTATTAGTCTTCTTCCTTGTATTGGGTATCGTGATCTTCGCTAGCTTGGTGTATTACGCAGAGAGGATACAGACCAATCCCCACAATGACTTCAACAGTATACCGTTGGGGTTGTGGTGGGCACTGGTCACCATGACCACTGTTGGGTACGGTGACATGGCACCGAAGACTTATGTCGGCATGTTTGTTGGCGCGCTTTGCGCGTTAGCTGGT GTGTTAACGATAGCTCTTCCGGTGCCGGTCATAGTATCCAACTTTGCAATGTACTACTCGCATACACAAGCGAGAGCGAAGCTACCCAAGAAGAGGCGAAGAGTCGTCAACGTAGAGCCTACGAGACCCCCTATGC GTACACCAGGAGTACCCGGGGCTCCAAACCCTCTAGCACCCGGCATGGGCGCTCAGGTAGTGAACCGAAGGATGAATGCCATCAAAACCAACCATCCCAAAGACATGATGGGACCTAACATGG TTGCAACTTTGATGCCGGGAATGGATCTCTCAGTTACGACTCGACTTACACCGAGTCCACGAGATATGAGTCCCGCGCTCGCGATCGCACTACCAATGATGAAATCCGTCAACATAGTGCCAGCACAATGTTTTGACAACATGGCGTTTCACAGCGAGAAATCAgaagataaagaaaatgaaagtaACAAAGATAACAGCAAAACAGCCAGCCGTCAAGAATCTGTTGACAGCGATAACACTGTAAGGGtgattaattacaaaaatgataTTTTCATGGACAAAGGCAGTGAAGAAAAAACAGATGCTCGCACGCCGCTACTGAGAGACCATAAAATTGAATCATTGGATGAAACGAAGTTAAGGGACAATAAGACGGAGAAACGGAAATCGTCTGCTTCTACATAA
- the Shaw gene encoding potassium voltage-gated channel shaker cognate w isoform X1, producing the protein MWIHRVPRKMNLLNMDAENRVVLNVGGIRHETYKATLKKIPATRLSRLTEALANYDPVLNEYFFDRHPGVFAQVLNYYRTGKLHYPTDVCGPLFEEELEFWGLDANQVEPCCWMTYTQHRDTQETLAVLDRLDLDTEKPTDEEVARKFGFEEDYMKGTVSWWQHLKPQIWSLFDEPYSSNAAKIIGLISVFFICVSILSFCLKTHPDMRVPVIRNYTVTTANQTQSWALDKVQTNAHIAFFYIECVCNAWFTLEILVRFISSPNKCEFVKSSVNIIDYIATMSFYIDLILQKYASHIENADILEFFSIIRIMRLFKLTRHSSGLKILIQTFRASAKELTLLVFFLVLGIVIFASLVYYAERIQTNPHNDFNSIPLGLWWALVTMTTVGYGDMAPKTYVGMFVGALCALAGVLTIALPVPVIVSNFAMYYSHTQARAKLPKKRRRVVNVEPTRPPMRTPGVPGAPNPLAPGMGAQVVNRRMNAIKTNHPKDMMGPNMVATLMPGMDLSVTTRLTPSPRDMSPALAIALPMMKSVNIVPAQCFDNMAFHSEKSEDKENESNKDNSKTASRQESVDSDNTVRVINYKNDIFMDKGSEEKTDARTPLLRDHKIESLDETKLRDNKTEKRKSSAST; encoded by the exons ATGTGGATCCACCGGGTGCCGAGAA AAATGAATCTCCTCAACATGGACGCGGAGAACCGCGTGGTGTTGAACGTGGGTGGGATCCGCCACGAGACGTACAAGGCGACGTTGAAGAAGATCCCGGCGACCAGGCTCTCGCGGCTGACGGAGGCGCTCGCCAACTACGACCCGGTGCTCAATGAGTACTTCTTTGATAGACACCCTGGGGTCTTTGCGCAGGTTCTTAATTATTATAG AACCGGCAAGCTCCACTATCCGACGGACGTGTGCGGGCCGCTGTTCGAGGAGGAGCTAGAGTTTTGGGGGCTGGACGCCAACCAGGTGGAACCTTGCTGCTGGATGACGTATACGCAG CATCGAGACACCCAAGAAACTCTAGCAGTCCTCGACCGGCTAGACCTGGACACGGAGAAGCCGACGGATGAGGAGGTGGCCAGGAAGTTCGGCTTCGAAGAAGACTACATGAAGGGCACGGTGTCCTGGTGGCAGCACCTCAAGCCGCAGATATGGTCGCTGTTTGATGAACCGTACAGTTCTAATGCTGCTAAG ATAATCGGCTTAATATCAGTGTTCTTCATATGCGTGTCTATATTGTCGTTCTGTCTTAAAACTCACCCGGACATGCGAGTGCCAGTGATAAGGAACTATACAGTGACGACTGCAAACCAAACGCAAAGTTGGGCATTGGACAAAGTGCAAACAAATGCTCATATAGCGTTCTTCTATATTGAATGTGTGTGTAACGCGTGGTTCACGTTGGAGATCCTCGTGCGTTTCATATCGTCGCCGAACAAGTGCGAATTCGTGAAATCTTCCGTCAACATCATCGACTACATCGCGACGATGAGTTTCTACATCGACCTGATACTCCAGAAGTATGCCTCTCACATCGAGAACGCTGACATCCTGGAGTTCTTCTCCATCATTAGGATAATGAGGCTGTTCAAGTTGACGAGGCATTCGTCTGGTTTGAAGATATTGATCCAGACGTTCAGAGCGTCTGCTAAGGAGTTGACGTTATTAGTCTTCTTCCTTGTATTGGGTATCGTGATCTTCGCTAGCTTGGTGTATTACGCAGAGAGGATACAGACCAATCCCCACAATGACTTCAACAGTATACCGTTGGGGTTGTGGTGGGCACTGGTCACCATGACCACTGTTGGGTACGGTGACATGGCACCGAAGACTTATGTCGGCATGTTTGTTGGCGCGCTTTGCGCGTTAGCTGGT GTGTTAACGATAGCTCTTCCGGTGCCGGTCATAGTATCCAACTTTGCAATGTACTACTCGCATACACAAGCGAGAGCGAAGCTACCCAAGAAGAGGCGAAGAGTCGTCAACGTAGAGCCTACGAGACCCCCTATGC GTACACCAGGAGTACCCGGGGCTCCAAACCCTCTAGCACCCGGCATGGGCGCTCAGGTAGTGAACCGAAGGATGAATGCCATCAAAACCAACCATCCCAAAGACATGATGGGACCTAACATGG TTGCAACTTTGATGCCGGGAATGGATCTCTCAGTTACGACTCGACTTACACCGAGTCCACGAGATATGAGTCCCGCGCTCGCGATCGCACTACCAATGATGAAATCCGTCAACATAGTGCCAGCACAATGTTTTGACAACATGGCGTTTCACAGCGAGAAATCAgaagataaagaaaatgaaagtaACAAAGATAACAGCAAAACAGCCAGCCGTCAAGAATCTGTTGACAGCGATAACACTGTAAGGGtgattaattacaaaaatgataTTTTCATGGACAAAGGCAGTGAAGAAAAAACAGATGCTCGCACGCCGCTACTGAGAGACCATAAAATTGAATCATTGGATGAAACGAAGTTAAGGGACAATAAGACGGAGAAACGGAAATCGTCTGCTTCTACATAA